The genomic interval AATAAAACTGTACTCAGTTTGAAAGTTTATGCTATTGTTTTAACTTATTAAAATAACGAAGAACTTTTGATGCACAACTACCAAACCACTCCATGTCGCCGAGATAAATTTCGTGTAAAGCCGTAACATTTGATACTAAAAACTACTTTATCCCACCATGAACAAATTTAAGAAGTATCACTCACCATTTCCTTGTAGTTTGGATAGTACGCTTGCTCGACTAATGGGAATTCATCCTTTCCCAGTCTCTTCTGAAGCTGAATTAGTTGAGCGAACTGGTGACGAGagtagagaaaaaaagactTAATGATGAGGAAAGACTTTTAAATGAATAGCTGCAAGCATTTGTTTAGCTTGATTGTAggcatttaaaaagaaaacaaaaaaacaaatctttacgCGTGTTTGTTACAGGAAAACCCGAGGTTACCTAAACTACTTATCAGAAAAAAGTCTTTCTAACTAAGAGGGTAAAGCGATCGTTCAAAATCAACCCCAAAGCGCACAATCCTgctccctttttttttacattaaattgaacattgaaaataaatctATAATGTTAACTTACCACCCATGGTTTCTCCGCGAAGTTGTAAATCGATGTGAGCGAGTTCACGCTGGGAACGTTGCCAAACTGTAATCCAAGGAGAATGTTGCGATAGTCTTCTTTGGGTCCAACACCTCGCACACTTTGTCGAACGAGAACGAAGTCGGGGCGAAATGACCTGGAAACAAATTGGTGAAAATCAAGTTCCTAAACCTGGTCCGGTCTCTTATTTTCAACAGATGAAGTGACACTTTACCCGCCTCGATTATCATTTGCAATCTGCGGGTCAAAGTAATATcttgtaaatatttaagaaaatgaaaataaaagagtgAAAAGAGTAAAGTGAAACAGACGGAGCATGACTGAGCCAATCAGGTGCTAAACTAAAACCAACTGCGACTACGTGATAATCACTCAGGTTTTCCCGGGCTTCGTTCATTGTTTTTACCTTGTGTTTTTATTGGTTATCGTGAACTTAGCTTCGGTTGCCATTGTAATTACTTTATCTGAGGTCAGTTTTACAAGCCTCAATCGAAATAGACTCTAAACTACGAGTGGTTACCTGACGACAACAGTGCCTTCGCGGTACACTTGGATATCCACCATTGTGCCACTGTCAGAGTAAGAAGCCAGATTCAGGTCTGCGAATTGCGCCtgtaaatacaaaaacaaagagtatTAAAGAATTTCATTCTCAGTAGACCCttgcttatttttattctttcatcTCGGTGTTTCTTCAATCTTAAATTGCAAACCTAAAATTACAAATTCTAGCTAAAAATGTTAACCTCTAAACGCTACAGAACTTTGTCTTATCACAAAAAATAGCACCGCTTATTTTTGAATCGTCGAAGAGTTTATTCAGCCagcttttttttcaggccaAATATCGTCGaaattttatttgcaacaaaattgataaacaGGAGCAAAAAGATTGTAGGGGAATTTGACCGTAAAAGATTTAGGCGGGAAAAGTAACTCATGCAGTTCCCCTGCTGACGCGGGGCTCATTGAGAAGGCGCGAGTTCACAGCTCGAAACCAAATATGGAAATGTATCCTTCCTTATGATTGGATGATATCTATTCTAAATAAAATCCTCTTTTTCAGTGCCATCTTCCCGTTTGCATTTTCTCTTCAAATCGAAATATTCTGTTTATTCGGTCTCTTTTATCGCAGAGAATTTTCACGTGTTTGACTACTCgcgtaataaataaataaataaatgaaatgaaacaaaatgaaagatttagAAAACCACAGACCATTAGTTTCTCTGAATCAATCACAATTTCTTCAGAGATGACGATATATCAGTAAAATTTAGACATGCAAATAGGTGCGAAAAGCTCGacttattaatttttcacgggaagaaatttccttttaacCTCGCAATGGTTTTCCGATCAAATCAAATCACACCCTAGCTAATTCAAGgcaagataacttttttttaaaaagatgtaAGTAAAGGTTAAGCAAAAAAGATCTTGTTGCGAGAACATTTAACATCGCAGATAAGAATGCAAAAAGAGCGGGAACAACATGCTAATTTCTATCATCTCCTCACGTGCGATTGTCAAAAGTAATCACATTAAAAGCTCCAAGACAACCAGCGTAATGTTTTCTAATTCCTTTTTCTGACTCAGTGTTGCAAATGACATCTTCGTTGATTATTTTGGTtcaaaaataaacgaaaaccACAACCGCTATGCGAGTGGCGATGTCAGTTCGATTTGCTAAACCCTGACACGAAAATATTGTCAATTAACAATCCGTTGGGTTCAAAACAATCGCTGCGAATTTAAACCTCAAGAACACCTAATATATTGAGATGGAAAAGGCATCGAGGGCGCCGACATTAAATATAAAACGTAAACACGACAGTTTCGCTGTGTCTGGAGAAATTTAGGTTCTCCGCGTGTGGTCGCTCGCGTATCATTTGAGTACTTTACAACTTCAATGTTGAAAAGGTAATATGGATTTTATCAAACCTGTTCAACTCGAACGTCATAAACTCCTCCATGTAGTTGTCGACCCTTAAATATCTTTGCCCTATAAAACGACAACAAAACTATTAGTGTAGGCAAAAAACCAATACCGAACACAGAGTAAATAAATTCTTACagtgcatttcattttttctgcgTGATATAAATTAGTGGGTTCTTTATATTGTTCCAGTCGTGCATTACATTATCCTGTAGTTTCTTGGAAAATTTTTCACACCCGGAATGCTACATTTTTTCTGATAATAATTCTAGGTTATCTTTATCAAATTCCGTACACAATCATGAAGCTGAGTCGTACACAACCTTGGATTTGCAGTGTTAAATAAAATGTCTCCTTGTTCGAAATACTCAGACAGTGAGAACCATTGAACAGCATAGAAATCCGTTTTGGGGTGATTTAAATTGAGATTAActaaaaattttaatctttgaTCTTCGATTTCTAATTCTGTTCATAACGAAACACAGATTATACAGCGATTAATTTCAAGGAATCTTAAAACAGCTATACATAATACTGAGTTGTCGCTTACCAATCAGTATCGGGAGAATCGATAACAAGaagaattttcatctttttcgcGGCAGGCGAGCCCCTCGGTGGCAAAGGCGAAACTTCTTCTTTTGAATCATGCTTCGGACTCGAAGGCGAAGTAAAATTTGTCGTCCGCTCCTGGCTATCCGTACGAGAAGGGCGTAGGTTGCTCAAATTCACCCCGCCTGATATCTTCAACTTCTGCAAAAACTCCATCATTCACGCAGTCACCACACTTGAGCTTTGTTTAGAATCCTTGAAGACTTGTAATGTAGAAGATTACTCaaagaatttctcaaaaaacCCGCTTCGAGCAGAGAAATTAGTTTCTATTCTTCCTTCACCGCTCAATCTGTTATTTCCGTTGGGTTCGATTCTTCAAAtcgataatttttcttcctgtcGAACACGGAACGGACCTTTCAAAATTCCGTCAAACGGCCAACTTGTAGTTCGGTGTATTACCCTAGCAATTGCTTGGGCAAAACCCAGGAATACAAGCGTGttgtgtattttttaaatattcagacAACTCTCAACCGGTGCACCTGTTCCACGAAATCATTGAAGGACAATTCTATTGTTTGCCAACCAATTGACGACGGTGACCAATTTATTGCATATTCTAATGCAAAAGCAACAAACGAATCCTTTAGGGCTTCCACTGGAAGGAAAACTCAGCATGAACAAGCTTTTGTGGCAGATTTTAGTAAGTTTTTTAATTGGGTTTAATGTATTGGTGCTATTTGGAAACCTTTTTCGCGAACTATtcgcagaaaaaaatatttaattttgcaaCTGTCAAGTAAGAAAACAAACAGTACCCTACATGGAAATGAAACTTCAACCAACTAATTAATTTATTGACTAGGTACACTTTTATTTTGACGCCACGATATAGCACACACTGAAATTTTATTGCAGTTAATTGTCAATTTCTGTATGTCGCAGGCAAGTGAACTCTTTGGACTTCAGATTTTCGCGGAAATCTAATGTCTTATAAAGAATGCGATTATCTGATTTCTAAAAACTCGTACGAAAATTAACTTTTaccttaaggaaaaaaaaaaaaaaggaccacCTCTGAAACATGAACTTTGAACACCCTAAAATCTCGACTTTTAGAGACAGAAAAGTAAAGTTTATGCTATCCGAATGAGGCCTCCTTGCCACAAAGTCTGCACAAATAAAAAGTTGTTcatcaaatgtttatttttcgtAGAATTATATTCAAAATCACGCGATGTGTACATGAGTGCAGAAGGCCAATGAAGACAAGTTTTGATGTTCGAACAACGAAGAATTATATGCAATTTTCGTTTTAAGCAATGTTATAAAGACATTGCAGCTTGCAAATGTTCGCCGAGCAAAGGTCTCTAAATTGACGGCTCCAGCTGCAAATAATTTCTTACTTGCCAAGGTAACCAAAAAAATTGCCTGTAGCAAATGAAGCCCGATTGGTGCGTTGCTGAAAACATTAGATGAGcgttaagaatgaaaaaaaaaaactcaaaaagcATCACGAAGACAAGCAAGTTTTTCCGCTTAACAAATCTTCATTGAACGATCTGACTATTCATGTCCCTGGAAGACCCTGAATATTGTCGACAACCTAAGGAAAACAAACTGCACTGTTAGGATtgcattaatgaaaaaaatgaaactaagaaaagagaggaaaaacaaaacattgaatatctcaccttttttaaattaaataaaaaattcaatttttaagAGGACCACTTTCTGGTGAAAACCACTTTCGGGTGATTAGTGGCTTCCTCctaaaatattatttattttattattatctatCTCTGAGTTgttattgaattattttttttcttcctcctcTGAAATCAGGCTCAGATTACACGgccatttctttttgttctctttgttcCCTGATATAAGTTCCcattttctccttctttcctcCCTTTCCTCATTTCTACTTCATTCCCATATTTTGGCTTATTTCGCTTCTCTTCCTAAGAACAGTCCTCAACCCCAGTAGGAACGTCcaactgaaaaaggaaactttacatttttccagagaaaataaagagaaaagaaatcgTGTAAAGGAACTGGGTGGATAAAATTGGATGAATTCTTACACAgctgaaacaaatatttgaaaaaaacctCGCTTCAGCCCGTTGTGGTTGTTTTCAGTTGCGTTACTGACCTGAGAGTCACGCCAGAAGCTGTCACGCCAGTAGACTGCCATTAACGATCAGTGGTTTTCGCCTCCAAACTTGCCAGTAATGAACcatttaacatttaaattaATCCAAAAAAACATTGTAGAGAAACGATGTCTAGAATTAATTctcaaaagacaaaattaaacatAGTTCACCCAGCGATTCACACAAGTCGGGCAGAGCGCGCCGACTTGCATCGAGAAACGCGTGAAATACATAGCTGAATAGCTCAAGAACCTCTACAATTTGGTTACAGTCCTTCAAAAACATTAATCTCTTAAAAatccagaaatatttttaaagctaacCTTTGAGGCAGCTctgatgtaaaaatttttccgCTCAGTCTGGAAATGTGAAGATACTGAAAATTTGCCGCCGCGTTTGACTAATACGTGACGTCACTTCCTAGAGTGACATGTGGTGTAGAGATCACTTTGTGTAATAGCGGCACTAAGGTCATTTAAATATACT from Pocillopora verrucosa isolate sample1 chromosome 14, ASM3666991v2, whole genome shotgun sequence carries:
- the LOC131789730 gene encoding synapsin-2 isoform X3, translated to MMEFLQKLKISGGVNLSNLRPSRTDSQERTTNFTSPSSPKHDSKEEVSPLPPRGSPAAKKMKILLVIDSPDTDWAKIFKGRQLHGGVYDVRVEQAQFADLNLASYSDSGTMVDIQVYREGTVVVRSFRPDFVLVRQSVRGVGPKEDYRNILLGLQFGNVPSVNSLTSIYNFAEKPWVFAQLIQLQKRLGKDEFPLVEQAYYPNYKEMLITPKFPVVVKVGHANGGYGKVCVHNHRSFQDIASIVALTDTYATTEPFIAGKCDVRIQKIGTHYRAFKRTSISDNWKTNTGSAVLEEIAITDRYKKWVDECSQLFGGGLDIMCVEVIVGKDNKDYIIEVNDTAMRLFSDTQDEDQRRIADLVIARMEKEYPPTLEPSTATGAALTGERASDGTCK